From a single Endozoicomonas euniceicola genomic region:
- a CDS encoding ATP-binding protein, with protein sequence MLTISGNEIIKRLYFDNPWWETSSVESRYQNYPRRFYFTPFFELVRESSINRAAVLMGPRRVGKTVMVYHTIEKLLEEGVSPNRILYVSLETPIYTGLSLEQILNFFTEEFEHKRDSKLYIIFDEIQYLANWEVHLKSLVDSYPCHKYIATGSAAAALKLKSRESGAGRFTEFLLPPLTFAEYISFIKKSDELMSCDDGSWNTLDIEELNKEFVNYLNYGGYPEAVFSTLIQEDSSRYVKSDIIDKVLLRDLPSLYGINDVQELNKLFNAIAYNTGNEITLEALSKSSGVSKNTIKKYIEYLEAAFLIKIIHRVDITAKKFKRATTFKVYLTNPSMRAALFGPVEGNHDAMDALTETAIFSQWVHNADIENLHYARWKAGEVDIVWLNLATQKPYWCVEVKWSDLPCSDYKVLKGIIAFIKQHDLGNGLVTTRTITQKQIVDGVELRYKPSAAYAYTLGASILEGLTKKFR encoded by the coding sequence ATGTTGACTATATCTGGAAATGAAATAATAAAGCGCCTCTATTTTGATAACCCCTGGTGGGAAACATCCAGTGTTGAATCCAGGTACCAAAACTACCCCAGAAGGTTTTACTTTACTCCTTTCTTTGAGTTGGTGAGAGAGTCATCCATAAACAGGGCTGCTGTTTTAATGGGGCCTAGACGAGTTGGCAAAACGGTTATGGTTTACCATACCATTGAAAAGCTGCTTGAAGAAGGTGTTAGTCCGAACAGGATTCTTTATGTTTCTCTGGAAACACCGATATACACAGGCCTTTCCCTTGAACAAATATTGAATTTTTTTACTGAAGAGTTTGAACATAAAAGAGATAGTAAACTGTATATCATTTTTGATGAGATACAATATCTTGCAAACTGGGAAGTACATTTAAAATCCCTTGTTGATTCGTATCCATGCCACAAGTACATTGCCACAGGTTCAGCCGCTGCTGCTCTTAAACTGAAGAGTCGGGAGTCTGGTGCCGGACGGTTTACAGAATTCCTCCTCCCTCCTTTAACATTCGCTGAGTACATTTCGTTTATTAAAAAATCAGATGAGCTCATGAGCTGTGACGATGGCTCCTGGAACACTTTAGATATAGAAGAGTTAAATAAGGAGTTCGTAAACTATTTAAACTATGGTGGTTATCCTGAAGCCGTATTTTCAACATTGATACAAGAAGACAGTTCCAGGTATGTAAAAAGTGACATAATTGATAAGGTGCTATTGCGGGATTTGCCAAGCCTTTATGGAATAAATGATGTTCAAGAGCTGAATAAGCTGTTTAATGCCATAGCGTACAACACAGGTAATGAAATAACTTTAGAAGCACTGTCAAAATCGTCAGGAGTTTCAAAAAATACCATAAAAAAATATATTGAATATTTAGAAGCTGCTTTCCTGATAAAGATAATTCATCGTGTAGATATCACTGCGAAAAAATTCAAAAGGGCAACAACCTTTAAGGTATACCTTACAAACCCTTCAATGAGGGCAGCTCTTTTTGGCCCTGTTGAAGGAAACCATGATGCAATGGATGCCTTGACAGAAACAGCCATTTTCAGTCAGTGGGTACATAATGCTGATATTGAAAATTTGCACTATGCACGTTGGAAAGCAGGTGAGGTTGATATCGTCTGGTTAAATCTTGCAACTCAAAAACCTTACTGGTGTGTTGAAGTCAAGTGGTCTGATTTACCATGCTCTGATTACAAAGTCTTAAAAGGTATTATCGCATTTATTAAACAGCATGATTTAGGTAATGGCTTAGTCAC
- a CDS encoding COG3904 family protein — protein MIKKIIVAFCALILFGCSAVLDYEPVTFNVTGDSIEMNGVIDSHIKSKLQRILNENPQVTTIVMQNVEGSVDDVANLEAARLVRKKGLNTHIPGNGLVTSGGTDFFLAGKKRTIEKGARIGVHSWGGFGVDDAAKLPKSDPEHQKYLQYYKEMGINSEFYWYTLNSAPNQDIHWMTPAEIKKYQITSQ, from the coding sequence ATGATTAAAAAAATTATTGTAGCTTTTTGTGCTCTGATACTTTTTGGATGTTCTGCTGTGTTGGATTATGAGCCGGTAACTTTTAACGTTACAGGTGACTCTATTGAGATGAACGGAGTTATTGACAGTCATATAAAGTCAAAATTACAAAGAATTCTCAACGAGAACCCCCAAGTTACAACAATTGTTATGCAAAATGTCGAAGGTTCCGTTGATGATGTAGCTAACCTTGAGGCAGCAAGGTTAGTGAGAAAAAAAGGGCTGAACACACATATTCCTGGTAATGGACTAGTAACATCCGGAGGAACTGATTTTTTTCTCGCTGGTAAAAAGAGAACGATAGAGAAAGGGGCTAGAATCGGTGTGCACTCATGGGGAGGTTTTGGAGTTGATGATGCGGCAAAGCTTCCAAAATCAGACCCGGAACATCAAAAGTACCTTCAATACTATAAGGAAATGGGTATCAATAGTGAGTTCTATTGGTATACGCTCAACTCAGCCCCGAACCAGGATATCCATTGGATGACACCAGCAGAGATAAAAAAATACCAAATCACCTCTCAATAA
- a CDS encoding RDD family protein, whose protein sequence is MQKQQTTMKPAPLWRRLAAMIYDTFLVISLILLVGFLNLGILKLIYGIDQLQQMTDNGQFLDSPALHVALYLTIFSFFGYFWTRRGQTLGMQAWRLHVLNENGTRISAKQALMRFLVAIPSVLAGCIGVIWVLWDKNKKSWQDYASRSGTYHIPAQRDNNR, encoded by the coding sequence ATGCAAAAACAACAGACAACCATGAAGCCTGCCCCACTCTGGCGACGTCTGGCGGCGATGATATACGACACCTTTCTAGTTATATCACTCATTTTACTGGTGGGTTTTCTCAACCTGGGCATCCTGAAGCTGATCTATGGCATAGATCAGCTTCAACAGATGACCGACAACGGTCAGTTTCTGGACAGCCCGGCTTTACACGTGGCCCTGTATCTGACCATTTTCAGTTTTTTCGGTTATTTCTGGACTCGCAGGGGGCAGACATTAGGAATGCAGGCCTGGCGTTTGCACGTCCTTAATGAGAACGGCACCAGAATATCTGCAAAGCAGGCTCTCATGCGCTTTCTTGTGGCCATTCCATCGGTACTGGCAGGGTGTATCGGTGTGATCTGGGTGCTCTGGGACAAGAATAAAAAAAGCTGGCAGGATTATGCTTCCCGGTCAGGTACATACCACATCCCCGCTCAGAGAGATAACAACCGATAA
- the lptG gene encoding LPS export ABC transporter permease LptG: MRKLDRYIAWNVLAAMLVVLMVLVMLESLFSFLGQLDDVRANYEPLDAMLYTIMLLPKKVYEFIPVSAMIGCLVGLGSLASNSELVVMRAAGVSLWRMVWSVMKPALLMVVVGTFIGEYVSPVTEQIAETQRSILRSSQGTYSGEGIWHREGNEYMYFNAVEPNGVLYGVSRYKFDENMRLQESAFAKRAIYQKDHWLLEDAVTSRFDGEKFVEEKATIQPWDTSLTTTLLKVVVVNPSALSISGLRTYTNYLDEQGLDSGEYDLAFWTKALQPLSIFSLVLVGISFVFGPLRSVSMGLRIFSGAVTGVIFMIVQNLLGPSSLVFGFPPILAVLFPISICMLVGAVLLRKAA, translated from the coding sequence ATGCGTAAGCTGGACCGTTACATTGCATGGAATGTACTGGCGGCCATGCTGGTGGTGCTGATGGTGCTGGTCATGCTGGAATCACTGTTTTCATTTCTTGGGCAGTTGGACGATGTCCGGGCGAATTATGAGCCACTGGATGCCATGCTGTACACCATCATGCTACTTCCAAAGAAGGTTTACGAGTTTATACCCGTATCAGCCATGATCGGCTGTCTGGTCGGGCTGGGAAGTCTGGCATCCAACAGTGAACTGGTGGTCATGCGGGCAGCAGGCGTATCGCTCTGGCGCATGGTCTGGTCTGTTATGAAACCGGCTCTGTTAATGGTTGTGGTGGGGACGTTTATTGGAGAATATGTTTCTCCGGTCACTGAGCAGATTGCAGAAACCCAGCGTAGTATTCTCAGGTCTTCTCAGGGCACCTATTCCGGTGAGGGAATCTGGCACCGGGAAGGCAATGAGTATATGTATTTCAATGCTGTTGAGCCTAACGGTGTGTTGTACGGCGTTAGTCGTTACAAGTTTGATGAGAATATGCGGTTGCAGGAAAGCGCATTTGCCAAACGCGCTATCTATCAGAAAGATCACTGGTTGTTGGAAGATGCGGTGACCAGCCGCTTTGATGGTGAGAAGTTTGTCGAAGAAAAAGCGACGATTCAGCCCTGGGATACCAGCCTGACCACAACGCTGTTGAAAGTGGTGGTTGTTAATCCGAGTGCTCTCTCGATCTCGGGTCTGAGAACCTACACCAATTATCTGGACGAACAGGGGCTGGACTCTGGTGAGTATGACCTGGCGTTCTGGACAAAAGCACTGCAGCCGCTGTCCATCTTTTCCCTGGTACTGGTTGGCATATCGTTTGTCTTTGGTCCACTGCGGTCTGTGAGTATGGGGTTAAGAATTTTTTCCGGGGCGGTGACCGGGGTGATCTTTATGATTGTGCAAAATCTTCTGGGGCCTTCCAGTCTGGTATTTGGTTTTCCGCCCATCCTGGCGGTACTGTTTCCAATCAGTATCTGTATGTTGGTTGGTGCCGTTCTTTTGAGGAAAGCTGCTTGA
- the lptF gene encoding LPS export ABC transporter permease LptF, producing MPSIIFRYLAKEMLQVMLAVTGIVLLIIMSGRFVNYLAQAASGSLNADFLFAIMGYRLPEFLVMIIPLGLFLGIIMAYGRLYVENEMTVFRATGMSQGQLLRMTMIPALGVMVVVAVLSLFVAPKGIQQVEMLLTKQDSLTEFDTLVPGRFQPLEGGSRVTYTEALSDDRQLMQKVFIASRTNDNSSAAMSLVLAERGRISTTEEKGQRYLILNDGFRYDMTPGMGNVRVIEYETYGVRMEERTIKNEISREQALPTDVLMKSDDTRLIAELQWRLSLPLLVPIIVLLAVPLSRVNPRQGRFVKLLPGVLLYLFYLALLMFARSAVDDQRIPATIGVWWVHAIYLAIGLFLVSQETLQLKLGRSKANA from the coding sequence ATGCCTTCGATTATATTTCGATATTTAGCCAAAGAGATGTTGCAGGTCATGCTGGCAGTCACTGGCATTGTTTTGCTCATTATCATGAGTGGGCGATTTGTAAATTATCTGGCGCAGGCCGCCAGTGGTTCACTGAACGCCGATTTCCTGTTTGCGATTATGGGCTACCGGTTGCCCGAGTTTCTGGTGATGATCATTCCCCTGGGTTTGTTTCTCGGAATTATTATGGCCTATGGTCGTTTATATGTAGAAAATGAAATGACTGTTTTCAGGGCTACAGGTATGAGCCAGGGACAGCTGCTTCGCATGACCATGATTCCTGCCCTGGGTGTGATGGTGGTGGTGGCTGTATTGAGCCTTTTTGTTGCCCCGAAAGGTATTCAGCAGGTTGAAATGCTGCTGACCAAACAGGATTCCCTGACTGAGTTTGATACCCTGGTGCCTGGTCGTTTTCAACCGCTGGAAGGTGGTAGCCGGGTGACGTATACCGAAGCCCTGAGTGACGACCGTCAGCTGATGCAGAAAGTATTTATTGCCAGCCGTACCAACGACAATAGCAGTGCTGCGATGTCGCTGGTTTTGGCAGAAAGAGGTCGTATATCAACAACAGAGGAGAAGGGGCAGCGTTACCTGATCCTAAATGACGGTTTTCGTTATGACATGACACCCGGTATGGGCAATGTGCGGGTTATTGAGTATGAAACCTACGGTGTACGTATGGAAGAGCGCACTATTAAAAATGAAATCAGTCGTGAGCAGGCACTGCCCACCGATGTGCTGATGAAGTCGGATGATACACGCCTGATAGCCGAGCTGCAGTGGCGGTTGTCCCTGCCCCTGCTCGTACCCATTATTGTTTTGCTGGCTGTGCCTTTGTCCCGGGTGAATCCTCGTCAGGGACGATTTGTGAAATTGCTTCCGGGAGTGTTGTTGTATCTGTTTTATCTGGCACTGCTGATGTTTGCCCGCAGTGCGGTGGACGATCAGCGTATACCGGCGACAATAGGCGTCTGGTGGGTGCATGCTATCTATCTGGCCATAGGCCTGTTTCTCGTGTCGCAGGAGACGCTGCAATTAAAGCTGGGTCGGAGTAAAGCCAATGCGTAA
- a CDS encoding leucyl aminopeptidase — translation MEFVVKSGAVAKQKTGLLVITTDQSGLSSSASDIDEVSNGLLSSVLKRGDLAYKAGKMVLLPVVPEAACEQLLLVATGEGKSALKEKDFLKVAKAIAAQLKSGTVKEAMVCIDDVEVADRDHFWKVRQLVEAIEYGFYCFDEFKSKPAPAAALNKVTIITDRKGSKPAKEAVEQGQAIAFGRNIARTLGNLPGNVCHPTYLGDQAKELAKGNSKLTTKVLGETEMKKLGMNSLLSVGNGSAQESKLILMDYKGGKKGDQPIVLLGKGITFDTGGISLKPGAAMDEMKFDMCGAASIMGVMNTIVQLELPLNIVGMIAAAENMPSSTATRPGDIVTSMSGKTIEILNTDAEGRLVLCDALTYAERYKPKAVVDVATLTGACVIALGHHTTGVLSNNDELAEQLLTASNDACDKAWQLPMGEEYDAQLDSNFADMANIGGRPAGTITAACFLARFTEAYPWAHLDIAGTAWSSGKNKGASGRPVPMLTQYLLNQL, via the coding sequence ATGGAATTTGTTGTAAAAAGCGGCGCAGTGGCCAAGCAGAAAACCGGGTTGCTGGTCATTACGACGGATCAGTCTGGTTTATCATCCTCTGCTTCAGACATCGACGAGGTCAGTAACGGTTTACTCTCATCTGTGTTGAAGCGAGGCGACCTGGCGTATAAAGCCGGTAAAATGGTTCTCCTGCCCGTTGTTCCCGAGGCCGCCTGCGAACAGTTGCTACTGGTTGCCACGGGCGAAGGCAAGTCTGCCCTTAAAGAAAAAGACTTTCTGAAAGTGGCTAAGGCTATCGCTGCGCAGCTGAAATCCGGCACCGTTAAAGAGGCAATGGTCTGTATAGACGATGTAGAGGTCGCTGACCGGGATCACTTCTGGAAAGTCCGCCAGCTGGTAGAAGCCATTGAATACGGATTTTACTGCTTCGATGAATTCAAGAGTAAACCAGCGCCTGCGGCGGCACTGAATAAAGTCACCATCATCACCGACCGCAAAGGCAGCAAGCCTGCTAAAGAAGCGGTTGAACAGGGTCAGGCCATCGCTTTCGGTCGCAATATTGCCCGCACCCTGGGCAACCTGCCCGGCAACGTTTGTCACCCGACCTATCTGGGTGATCAGGCTAAAGAGCTGGCAAAAGGCAATAGCAAACTGACGACCAAAGTTCTGGGTGAAACCGAAATGAAAAAGCTGGGCATGAATTCCCTGCTATCGGTCGGTAACGGTTCAGCCCAGGAATCCAAACTGATCCTGATGGATTACAAAGGTGGTAAAAAAGGCGACCAGCCTATTGTATTGCTGGGTAAAGGCATCACCTTTGACACCGGTGGCATCTCCCTGAAGCCGGGCGCTGCCATGGATGAAATGAAATTCGATATGTGTGGCGCGGCCAGCATCATGGGTGTAATGAACACTATTGTGCAATTAGAGCTGCCCCTGAATATCGTCGGCATGATTGCCGCTGCGGAAAATATGCCCAGCAGCACCGCAACTCGTCCTGGTGATATTGTCACGTCCATGTCCGGCAAAACCATCGAAATTCTTAATACTGATGCGGAAGGCCGCCTGGTGCTGTGCGATGCCCTCACCTATGCCGAGCGTTACAAGCCCAAAGCGGTTGTTGATGTTGCCACTCTGACAGGAGCCTGCGTCATCGCCCTGGGACATCACACTACCGGTGTTCTCAGTAACAATGACGAACTGGCTGAGCAACTGCTGACCGCTTCCAACGACGCCTGCGACAAAGCCTGGCAACTGCCAATGGGTGAAGAGTACGACGCCCAGCTGGACAGCAACTTTGCCGATATGGCGAATATTGGTGGCCGCCCTGCGGGTACGATTACTGCGGCCTGCTTTCTGGCCCGTTTTACCGAAGCTTACCCATGGGCGCACCTGGATATTGCCGGTACCGCCTGGTCTTCCGGTAAGAACAAAGGTGCCAGTGGCCGACCTGTACCGATGCTGACTCAGTATCTGTTGAATCAGCTTTAA
- a CDS encoding DUF2256 domain-containing protein gives MKKGKPRREKICQVCGLPFTWRKKWAKCWDDVRYCSQRCRLQRKKKHHE, from the coding sequence ATGAAAAAAGGCAAACCTCGCAGAGAGAAAATATGTCAGGTATGCGGTTTGCCTTTCACCTGGCGTAAAAAGTGGGCAAAGTGTTGGGATGATGTTCGTTACTGCTCACAACGTTGCCGGTTACAACGAAAGAAAAAACACCATGAATAA
- a CDS encoding protein kinase domain-containing protein, which translates to MEQFFRTLRLLILLLVMLPNSHASSEESEADDDTCLPINNIIQFYSIKFAEESLFLVNRYDVSGSTYVQESLHDLCFIELLKEGLDASVYLVRYRADADNKTFVARVSFPIEIAQYNNAKFYNRHSGHKSSTTMYNYYSLMDIKGNELVFMDTYERNKDTLFSRIERLKQKDRERRSESYYDYFIRSLTQLLTQEEEDDYIPTAEAARYILEMIQAVHYLHIQYIVHNDLHPGNIMFDTNDTIKIIDFFGSEFQGESFKQRAKVAFWDYKRLYNNSILPLINALNVSKEEKNVLKELTKWPESLASNTASYEDYSKYIKDTEEKLKAFIANEGE; encoded by the coding sequence ATGGAACAATTTTTTCGTACTTTACGGCTATTAATTCTCTTGCTGGTTATGCTCCCCAATAGCCATGCTTCTTCTGAAGAGAGTGAAGCGGATGACGATACCTGCCTGCCTATCAACAACATTATTCAATTCTATTCTATTAAATTTGCGGAAGAGTCGCTCTTTTTGGTCAATAGATACGATGTATCTGGCAGTACTTATGTACAGGAAAGTTTGCACGATCTGTGCTTCATCGAACTGTTAAAAGAGGGGTTGGATGCTTCTGTGTATTTGGTTCGATATCGTGCAGATGCTGACAATAAAACCTTTGTCGCCAGAGTATCCTTTCCAATCGAAATAGCCCAGTACAATAACGCTAAGTTCTATAACCGGCATAGCGGACATAAAAGTAGCACGACTATGTACAATTATTACTCTCTAATGGATATTAAAGGTAATGAACTTGTGTTTATGGATACTTATGAAAGAAACAAAGACACGCTTTTCAGCCGCATTGAAAGGCTGAAGCAGAAAGACAGGGAAAGGCGCTCAGAGAGTTATTACGATTACTTCATCCGATCATTAACACAATTACTAACACAAGAGGAAGAGGATGACTATATACCCACCGCTGAAGCAGCAAGATACATTCTGGAAATGATACAGGCCGTTCATTACTTGCATATCCAGTATATTGTGCATAACGACCTGCACCCGGGCAACATAATGTTTGATACAAACGACACGATAAAAATTATCGACTTTTTCGGAAGTGAGTTCCAAGGCGAATCGTTTAAGCAACGTGCCAAGGTCGCTTTTTGGGATTATAAACGTTTATATAATAACTCCATACTGCCGCTCATTAATGCGCTGAATGTCTCTAAGGAGGAAAAAAACGTCCTAAAGGAGCTGACCAAATGGCCCGAAAGTCTGGCGTCGAATACCGCAAGCTACGAAGATTACTCGAAGTACATAAAAGATACTGAAGAAAAGTTAAAAGCCTTTATTGCAAATGAAGGAGAGTGA
- the uhpC gene encoding MFS transporter family glucose-6-phosphate receptor UhpC — protein sequence MSDEICKSNQVLISHADEINQKYRFWRLHVFIGIYVGYTAFYITRKSFTYMTPVLIQDLGLDKTDIGLISTLFYFTYGASKFFSGIVSDHSNPRYFMAAGLFLTGVLNILFGLSTSFWAFVSLWTMNAFFQGWGWPPCSKILTNWFSRTERGFWWGLWNTAHNVGGAIAPVALSFFVVSMGWRYGMYAAGGFALIVAFLLLIQLRDIPETMGLPSVGHWRNDKREIAHEQEGQGLARRDIFFRYVLSNRYLWLLAFCYILVYVVRIAVSDWGNLYLTETYDYSLTMANSALSVLEIGGFIGCLVAGWGSDWWFGGNRTPMNTIFSLGVLLGVLGLWLVPVSTYYIQVLLFFFIGFFVYGPQMLIGMAAVEYSHKSAAGAASGFVSLFAYFGAALAGLPLAHIMESFGWNGFFITLSACALLMLIILLPFLRAEESCD from the coding sequence ATGAGTGACGAGATATGTAAATCTAATCAGGTGCTTATTTCCCATGCTGATGAAATAAACCAGAAGTACCGCTTTTGGCGGTTACATGTGTTTATAGGTATTTATGTGGGGTATACGGCTTTTTATATCACCAGAAAATCATTTACCTATATGACGCCGGTTCTGATTCAGGATCTGGGACTCGATAAAACAGATATTGGACTGATTAGCACCCTGTTTTATTTTACTTATGGTGCCAGCAAATTTTTCAGCGGCATCGTCAGTGATCACTCTAACCCCCGTTACTTTATGGCAGCGGGTCTGTTTCTGACAGGCGTTCTGAATATTCTGTTCGGATTGAGTACTTCTTTCTGGGCTTTTGTCAGCCTCTGGACCATGAATGCTTTCTTTCAGGGCTGGGGCTGGCCGCCCTGTTCCAAGATTCTGACTAACTGGTTCTCCCGAACTGAAAGAGGCTTCTGGTGGGGCTTGTGGAACACCGCGCACAATGTAGGAGGTGCTATCGCTCCGGTTGCGCTGAGTTTTTTTGTTGTCTCTATGGGGTGGCGCTACGGTATGTATGCTGCGGGTGGTTTTGCGCTTATTGTGGCATTTTTACTACTGATTCAGCTCAGGGATATTCCTGAAACAATGGGGTTGCCATCGGTTGGACACTGGCGCAACGACAAAAGGGAAATAGCTCATGAGCAGGAGGGGCAGGGGCTGGCACGCAGAGATATTTTTTTCAGATATGTGCTCAGCAATCGCTATCTGTGGTTACTGGCTTTTTGTTACATACTGGTTTATGTCGTGCGAATTGCCGTCAGCGATTGGGGAAATCTCTATCTTACCGAAACCTATGATTACTCCCTGACCATGGCGAACTCGGCTTTGTCGGTGCTTGAAATAGGTGGTTTTATTGGCTGCCTGGTGGCAGGGTGGGGTTCAGACTGGTGGTTCGGCGGGAACCGAACGCCGATGAATACGATTTTTTCACTGGGTGTCTTGCTGGGTGTGCTGGGGTTATGGCTTGTTCCGGTCAGTACTTATTATATTCAGGTACTTTTGTTCTTTTTCATTGGTTTCTTTGTTTACGGTCCTCAAATGCTGATTGGTATGGCGGCCGTTGAGTACTCTCATAAAAGTGCGGCAGGTGCTGCCAGTGGTTTTGTCAGTCTGTTTGCCTATTTTGGCGCGGCACTGGCAGGTTTGCCACTAGCGCATATCATGGAATCTTTTGGCTGGAATGGTTTCTTTATTACCTTGAGTGCCTGTGCATTGCTGATGCTGATTATTCTTTTGCCATTTCTTCGGGCAGAGGAAAGTTGTGATTAA
- a CDS encoding DNA polymerase III subunit chi: protein MPQVTFYLLQQQSTKAVRNFACRLTDKAWRSGMPVHIHTDNAIQCETMDRLLWEWREERFLPHEIKSGDSDAPITLGHTDPGNIEGALLINLASGIPDFYKSFHRTCEIVDQSPGPVEILRQKFRDYKTDGIKPELHDIAARGQH, encoded by the coding sequence ATGCCTCAAGTTACCTTCTACCTGCTGCAACAACAGTCCACTAAGGCTGTACGAAATTTCGCCTGTCGCCTGACCGACAAGGCGTGGCGTTCTGGTATGCCCGTCCATATTCATACCGACAACGCGATCCAGTGCGAAACCATGGATCGCCTGTTATGGGAGTGGCGGGAAGAGCGCTTTCTGCCCCATGAAATCAAAAGCGGTGACAGCGACGCGCCCATCACCCTGGGCCATACTGACCCCGGTAACATTGAAGGCGCCCTGCTGATCAACCTGGCGTCAGGTATTCCTGACTTTTATAAAAGCTTCCATCGTACCTGCGAAATTGTTGATCAGAGCCCGGGGCCTGTGGAGATCCTGCGGCAGAAATTTCGTGATTACAAAACTGACGGTATTAAACCTGAACTGCACGATATTGCTGCAAGGGGTCAGCATTGA